In a genomic window of Halostella litorea:
- a CDS encoding MFS transporter codes for MNGRGWDLLGVTTAAFFATMVARLSLSPLVPDIIDAFAVSKSTVGLALSGMWAAYALFQFPGGILADRIGERRVVLLAMGATGTACAVLAAAPTFPLFALFAVVLGASAGLYFTAGVAFLTGQFEDTGRALGVHEIGASSAGLVAPVASAYAATRVGWWGAGPLVPAAVAGVVFVLFAWRVPATPPSAPEQSLSDQVDVSRLLALLGRPSVLFTTVIAMVGFFTWQSFSSFFPTFLEEYAGLSTPRASLVFGVTFAITIGAAPALGWASDATGRDAAIAVSLVSGVAGYALFLFLDGPLAVAAGTVLVAVGLSWPGVVNSRFMDHLGPEERGTGFGMVRTVVMLVSSLGSVVTGTLAERVSWLAAYGLVAALLGLLVALLVCNRVLGIDA; via the coding sequence ATGAACGGACGCGGCTGGGACCTGCTCGGCGTGACGACGGCGGCGTTCTTCGCGACGATGGTCGCGCGCCTGTCGCTCTCGCCGCTCGTCCCCGACATCATCGACGCCTTCGCCGTCTCGAAGAGCACCGTCGGCCTCGCGCTGTCGGGGATGTGGGCGGCCTACGCCCTCTTCCAGTTCCCCGGCGGGATCCTCGCGGACCGTATCGGCGAACGGCGCGTCGTCCTGCTGGCGATGGGGGCGACCGGGACCGCGTGTGCCGTGCTCGCGGCCGCGCCGACGTTTCCGCTGTTTGCCCTCTTCGCCGTGGTGCTCGGGGCGTCGGCGGGGCTGTACTTCACCGCCGGGGTCGCGTTTCTCACGGGCCAGTTCGAGGACACCGGCCGCGCGCTCGGCGTCCACGAGATCGGCGCGTCCTCGGCCGGCCTCGTCGCGCCAGTCGCCAGCGCGTACGCCGCGACGCGTGTCGGCTGGTGGGGGGCCGGCCCCCTCGTCCCGGCGGCCGTCGCGGGCGTCGTGTTCGTCCTGTTCGCGTGGCGGGTGCCGGCGACGCCGCCGTCCGCGCCCGAGCAGTCGCTGTCCGACCAGGTCGACGTGAGCCGGCTGCTCGCCCTGCTCGGCCGGCCCAGCGTCCTCTTTACGACCGTGATCGCGATGGTCGGGTTCTTCACGTGGCAGTCGTTTTCCTCCTTCTTCCCGACCTTCTTGGAGGAGTACGCCGGCCTCTCGACGCCGCGTGCGAGCCTGGTGTTCGGCGTGACCTTCGCGATCACCATCGGGGCCGCGCCGGCGCTGGGCTGGGCGTCGGACGCCACCGGCCGGGACGCGGCGATCGCCGTGTCGCTGGTCAGCGGCGTCGCCGGCTACGCGCTGTTCCTGTTCCTCGACGGCCCCCTCGCCGTCGCGGCCGGGACCGTCCTCGTCGCGGTCGGGCTGAGCTGGCCCGGCGTCGTCAACTCGCGGTTCATGGACCACCTCGGCCCCGAGGAGCGGGGGACCGGGTTCGGGATGGTCCGGACGGTGGTGATGCTCGTCAGTTCGCTCGGCAGCGTCGTGACCGGCACCCTCGCCGAGCGCGTGAGCTGGCTCGCGGCCTACGGGCTGGTCGCGGCGTTGCTCGGGCTGCTCGTCGCGCTCCTCGTCTGCAATCGGGTGCTCGGGATCGACGCCTAA
- the fer gene encoding ferredoxin Fer yields MDSPFEVLRVDPTADEEEVERAYRRRVLETHPDQNGSAREFRRVQAAYEAIQSERRLPDAPSMDDGGDADDEPARPEGTRVEYLNYEVLDDYGWSLDDDDLFEKAAAEGLTDTERGRFLNDPHVPLLEGAENCGFSWPYSCRGGACANCAVAVTEGELEMPVDHILSDELVDRGIRLSCVGTPVTDELNVVYNVKHLPALDDLLLPARSFDGAAGSD; encoded by the coding sequence ATGGATTCCCCGTTCGAGGTCCTCCGGGTCGACCCGACCGCGGACGAGGAGGAGGTCGAGCGAGCGTACCGCCGGCGGGTGCTGGAGACCCACCCCGACCAGAACGGCTCCGCGCGGGAGTTCCGCCGGGTGCAGGCGGCCTACGAGGCGATCCAGTCCGAGCGCCGGCTGCCCGACGCGCCGTCGATGGACGACGGCGGCGACGCGGACGACGAGCCGGCCCGGCCCGAGGGGACGCGCGTCGAGTACCTGAACTACGAGGTGCTCGACGACTACGGCTGGTCGCTCGACGACGACGACCTCTTCGAGAAGGCGGCCGCGGAGGGGCTCACCGACACGGAGCGGGGCCGGTTCCTGAACGACCCGCACGTGCCGCTCCTGGAGGGCGCGGAGAACTGCGGGTTCTCCTGGCCGTACTCCTGTCGCGGCGGGGCCTGCGCGAACTGCGCGGTCGCGGTCACCGAGGGCGAACTGGAGATGCCGGTCGACCACATCCTCTCCGACGAACTGGTCGACCGGGGGATCCGGCTCTCCTGTGTCGGGACGCCGGTCACGGACGAACTGAACGTCGTCTACAACGTCAAGCACCTGCCGGCGCTCGACGACCTCCTCCTGCCGGCGCGCTCGTTCGACGGCGCGGCGGGCAGCGACTGA
- a CDS encoding hemolysin family protein: MEAAIQQIGVEFTSRTVTYGGAATIAVLIALSGFFSSSEIALFSLPEYRVEAMVDEGRPGATLVRDLKADPNRLLVTILVGNNVVNIAMASISTTVLAIHFSPAESVLLSTFGITALVLLFGESVPKSYAVEHTEGWARRIARPLQVSEYVMYPLVVFFDALTRAVNRLVGTAGDLESPYVTRAELQQLIESGEREGVIEPQEREVLLGIFEFRNRIAKEVMRSRLDVTAVEADATVDEAIDVCVDEGHDRIPVYRDTLDTVVGTVDLPTLVRARRDGDATAVGDVASPALQVPETKDIDELLAEMRAAGHDMAIVVDEFGATQGLVTLDDVIEEIVGEVLAGAERPAIEPLGDRRARVRGTVNVHELNETLGVELPEKPEYETVAGFVIDRLGRLPEAGEVVEHEGVRVEVERMDRTRVRSLLVTAPRADGDGD; the protein is encoded by the coding sequence ATGGAAGCCGCGATCCAGCAGATCGGCGTCGAGTTCACGTCCCGGACGGTGACGTACGGCGGTGCAGCCACGATCGCCGTCCTCATCGCGCTGTCGGGCTTTTTCTCCTCCTCTGAGATCGCGCTGTTCTCGCTCCCCGAGTACAGGGTGGAGGCGATGGTCGACGAGGGCCGCCCCGGGGCGACGCTCGTCCGCGACCTCAAGGCCGACCCGAACCGGTTGCTGGTGACGATCCTCGTCGGGAACAACGTGGTCAACATCGCCATGGCCTCCATCTCGACGACGGTGCTCGCGATCCACTTCTCGCCGGCCGAGTCGGTGCTGCTCTCGACGTTCGGCATCACGGCGCTCGTGTTGCTGTTCGGCGAGAGCGTCCCGAAGTCCTACGCCGTCGAGCACACGGAGGGCTGGGCTCGGCGCATCGCGCGGCCCCTGCAGGTCTCGGAGTACGTCATGTACCCCCTGGTGGTGTTTTTCGACGCGCTCACCCGGGCGGTCAACCGCCTGGTCGGGACCGCCGGGGACCTCGAATCGCCGTACGTCACCCGCGCGGAGCTCCAGCAGCTGATCGAGTCCGGCGAGCGCGAGGGGGTCATCGAGCCGCAGGAACGGGAGGTGCTGCTCGGGATCTTCGAGTTCAGAAACCGGATCGCGAAGGAGGTGATGCGGTCCCGCCTCGACGTCACGGCGGTCGAGGCCGACGCGACCGTCGACGAGGCGATCGACGTCTGCGTCGACGAGGGCCACGACAGGATCCCCGTGTACCGCGACACGCTCGACACCGTCGTGGGAACCGTCGACCTGCCGACGCTCGTGCGCGCTCGACGCGACGGCGACGCGACCGCGGTCGGCGACGTCGCGTCCCCGGCCCTGCAGGTGCCCGAGACGAAGGACATCGACGAACTGCTGGCCGAGATGCGCGCGGCGGGCCACGACATGGCGATCGTCGTCGACGAGTTCGGCGCGACACAGGGGCTGGTCACGCTCGACGACGTCATCGAGGAGATCGTCGGAGAGGTCCTCGCGGGGGCCGAACGCCCGGCGATAGAGCCCCTCGGCGACCGACGGGCGCGGGTCCGGGGCACCGTCAACGTCCACGAGCTAAACGAGACGCTGGGGGTGGAACTCCCGGAAAAACCCGAGTACGAGACGGTCGCGGGGTTCGTCATCGACCGGCTCGGCCGGCTCCCCGAGGCCGGCGAGGTCGTCGAGCACGAGGGGGTCCGCGTCGAAGTCGAACGGATGGACCGGACGCGCGTCCGGTCGCTTCTGGTGACCGCGCCGCGGGCGGACGGCGACGGCGACTGA